A window of Chlorobium phaeobacteroides DSM 266 genomic DNA:
CAGTCCGTCGCATCGGTTGCATGCGCGGCAAGGGAAAAGGGATCGAACAGTACGTTCCTGGCGCCCACGACATCGCCAAGTTCGCGTTTCATACGCCGCCTTAAGTCGGGAGTGTTTTCAACTGCTGTATGAAAGCGGTCAAGCTGCTCTCGGACGGCCTCAATAATGCTGATAACACGAGGCTCGCCATTGGCAACATCGGCAATGGTATCGAGCTCTTTTGTTGCCCTTTCGAACAGGCGTAACCTTCTTGTTGAGGAATCAACCAGTTCCTGAAAAAGATAGGGGTTTCGGCGGTGAATGAGAATCTCGCCAATAATACCCATCAGCAGACGGGCGGAACGTCCGGTCACTCGATGCTCTCTGAGTTCGTCAAGAAGAGTGAGGATATCGGGACCAAGCAACGACAATATGCCCTGCCGGTCATCGGCAGAGGTATAGTTAAAGGGTATTTCCCGCAAAGCGGCATGTGACGCTTTGGCGGCTTCGAGGCCGGTAGTTAACGTCATAACTTATAAAACTTGATTCCATTTCGCTGACTTCCTTTTTCGGGCGACGGCCATTTCTGCAATGCGTTGTCCGGGAAGGGGTGAGCAAAAACTGTTATTTATTACCGCTGACAAGGTAAGAAACCCTCATGAAACGTTTACCATTCCCCGCAAAAAAAATGAGAAGAGATCGAATTACCATAATCTTTTCAAGCCGGAAGCAAAGCGCTGCGGTCAGCCAGAAACTGTCCTCTGAAGAAATTCCTCAAGCTGCTTTTTGGATTACAAGAACTTTTTGTTAATATTGCACCTCACTTCACGGCGAAGTGGCCGAGTGGTCAGGCAGAGGTCTGCAAAACCTTGTACAGCGGTTCGAATCCGCTCTTCGCCTCAAAAAAAGCCTGCACTGCGCAGGCTTTTTTGCTTCCACGGTATCCTCTTATTACTGACTATCCGATTTTTTCCGATCCGGTTATAATCGCATCGATCAACTGATTGATAACAGTTTCGTCCATGAGTACCGGAATATTGAGACAGATGCTGCTCCTGAGCATGACGCCGGTTTTAGGCCAGAGCGTTTCGAGATCAACTCCTTTATACCTGTCGTACTCCCCGAGAAGGTGGCCCCATACTCCCGCATAGTGCCAGTCAAGCGCTTCAGGAAGAATTTTGGTTCCGAATCCGCGTTCAAGAAGATGCGCTTCAAACATAAGCGCCCGGGAGCGATCCATGACCCTGAAAATCAGCGTATCGCCCTGTGAACCATCTTCATCGGCAAACGGCCGGAAAATAATGTTGTCAAGATGGCTAATGGCATCCTTGATTTTCTTTTTGTTCTCCCTCGTTTTCGAAAGGATATGGTCAATTTTCGCAAGCTGGCCAAGACCAACGGCTGCCGTCAGCTCGCTCAGTCTGAGATTGAGCCCTTTAGCCCTTCGGGGATCCTTGCCCCGGGGAAGGCCCGGGAGATGCATGTGACCGTGGTCTGAAAACTCAGCCGCACGATCATAAATATCCTTGTCATCAGTAATAATAATGCCGCCCTCTCCGGTGTGCAGCGTCTTGCCCGCATCAAAGGAAAAAGAGCCGACCTTGCCAATTGTCCCAAGCTTGCGCCCTTTGTAGGAAGCGCCAAGTGCCTGGGCCGCATCCTCTATCAGAATCAGGTTGTTGCTCTGGCAGATTGCCGCAAGCTCATCCATTTTCGGAGAGGCCCACATGGGAATGGCCACAACGGCTTTCGTAGCCGAAGTGATCGCTTTTTCCACTTCTGCCGGATCGAGATGATAGGTTTCGTCGAGCTCAACAGGCACCGGCACTGCACCGAGGGCGCTGATGGCCTCGATCGGAGCGATGAAGGTCCATGCCGTTGTAATCACCTCGTCGCCGGGTCCGATACCCGCTCCGGCAAGCGCGCAGTGGATTGCCGCCGTGCCGGAAGAGACCGCATGAGCATACTTCACGCCCATGTACTCCGCAAACCGTTCCTCGAATTCGCGAGCCTTGTAGTTTCCTCCCCCGTAGCGATAGAGGTTTACCTTTTCGCCGCTGAAAAGTTCCAGAATTTCGGCCAGCTCTTCCTTTCCTATGAGTTCTGCTCCTGCCATTATTGTTGTGTAGTTATCAGGTTAGATTATTGATTATGTAACGTGCCGACTCCTCGGTAAACGCAACCGGGTTTCCGGCAAACGATCCTTTGAGGGCTTCCGATGCATTCTTTGCAAGTTCAGCGACATTGCCCTTTGCGTACCCGTATGGCACAAGATTGGGGATGTCAAGCTGCCGGTAGAGCTCATCCATCTCTTCAAGCAGCTCCTGCGTTGCATCTTTCGGGGATGGTGAGCTGCGCATGGGGTTAAGCAGCGCATATTTATCGTAGCCGTGATCGAAATTGTAACGCATGACCTCTTTCAGAAAAATCGCTCCCGCAAGACCATGCGGCACCTTTTGCTTCACGCCGAGATAGTAGGCAAATCCATTGGTCGGCCCGTCTCCCGAGTTCATGAGAGCAACCGTTCCGCAAATACTCCCAAGAGCAAGGTCAAGGCGCGCTTCAGCCCGGTCAAGCTGCCCTTGCTGAAGCGCGTAGAAGGTTCGCTGAAACCCTTCAACAGAAAAAATTCTGCTGAGCGGAGAGTGCCTGATCGAACCGAAACTGTCAATACAGTGAACGAGACTGTCCATTGCCGTTGAAATAACGCTTTCCATTGGAGCTGTCATGGAAAGAAGAGGATCGATCACGGACTTTTTCGGGAAATTGCGACGACTGTTGATGCCGAGTTTCCGTCCTTCGTTCTCGTCGATAAACACCGCATTATAGCTCACTTCCGCTCCGCTTCCGAGAATCGATGGAACCGTGATGAGCGGTACCGGATCATTGACGTTTTCGGGAAAACCTTTGAGCGAGAGCGCGGGAACCGGATTGGTCATCAAAAGAGCAACGCCTTTGCCGAGATCGAGCGTGCTCCCTCCGCCTATTGCGACAAGACCGTCAGGCTTATGCTGCCGGAAAAACTCCGATGTCTTTTCAAGATGGGCATACGTTGGCTCGCCATTAAAATCGTTGCAGTACAGGACGCAGTTTTCAAACGCGGAGGTGATATTTTTCAGAACATCCTGAAAGTAAAAACTCCCGGCAAGATTTGCGTCGTAGATGATTCCGGGTCTGGATATCGCAAGCTGTCTGATGCTGTCAATCAGCCGCATGGCTTCGTTGACTCCGATAATAATGTCCGTCGATAAAAAGAAATTCATAGGTAAGCGTTCTGGTGGTTTGTTCAAACGGCACTCTTTTTTGCCAGATTTTTTTTGAACATATAAAATTCAACTAAATCTATCTCATCAATCGTATCAACCTCCCATGTCTGCCAGAAATCCATCTCGTACACAGTGAGCTTTTCCCCGATCCGGTTTCCGAGCGTTCTGAGCAGATCCGGGTTCAATATATAAATTGAACCGTTTTCAATAAACTGCGATGGTCTGTCCTGACGCATTCCGCGATTCCGATAGTCAAAATTAACACTTTTCCAGAGCTTGTTCCGACACTCCCAGAGGGTCAGATCGTCGGCTTTGGTAACGGAAATCAGAGAATCAGCCCGATCTCTTTCAAACTGATTCAGGGCAAGATCGATATCGTCCGGTTTACGCAAGGGGGAGGTTGCCTGCAGAAAAACCATACGCCTCAACCTGATGCCACAATCCCCTTCTATAACCCCGAGAGCATGCAGCAGTGCTGACTCTGAGGTTGCCTTATCGCCAGAAAGCTCTTCGGGACGGATAATGACCTCTGCTCCATACTCTCTTGCGACGCCGGCAATGGTGTCATCATTGGTGGAAACAAAGACCTGTTCAACCTGTTTTGCCGCACGGGCCTGCATGATACTCCAGGCAAGCAGAGGTTTTCCCGCTACAGGATAGATGTTCTTGTCTTTAAGGCCCTTTGAGCCTCCTCTTGCAGGAATAACCACTACCGTATGCATGAATGAAAACCAGATAATTCAGAAAAATCCTTATCCGTCAATAACCTGACGGCAGACATCGGCAATCTTTTTTGCCGCGCTCCTGTTCTGCAAGGGAGTCAGCGCTCGAAGCAGATCAGGCTCAAGACCGCAATGAACCGGCTTCTGCAAAGCTGATCCCACAAAAATCGTTGAAGAGAACTGTGCAATAAGCATACGCGAATTGGCAATCATCTCCTCGGTTTTTCCTTCTGTATAAACAAGACTGTCCGGCGCATATTGATTGATTTCACGCACTGCCCTCACCGTATTTTCATTCGGATGAAGCTTGAAAATCAGTTGATGCCCTTCTGCCATTGCTCGATACTTGAGGATGTTTTTTTTCCTGTTTTCGTACACAAAGGTTTCGCGATTGTCGGATGTACAGACAAGAACATAGTCCCTGTGCTCAAAATCATTCCGCAGATATGCCTCGCAATTGTCAAAGTTCGGAATACTTGTTACTTCGATTTTCCGGGGATCAACACCCTTCTGCATAAAGAGTTCACGATACCCTTCGCTGGCCACACAGAACTTCTCATAGGCATCGCTGAGACCGGTCATAGCGGTTCCTGCTATCCACCGTGGTACCCATCGGTACTGTTTTGCCAGATGAAAAAAAGCTGTCTCGGGTTCAGTCATCCCCTCCTGTACCAGGACGATCTTTCTCGCCTTGAAGTGTCCGGGAACAATCAGATCCGTACAGGTCACAATAAGGTCATAATGATGAGTACCGCCGCCGATATCGACTTTAAGATTGTTGGCAAACAGATAATCAAGAGCCTTCCGGGAGCGTTTTTTACCCATAATGGTAAACTCCAGCAACCCGAGGTCAGTTGCTTTGCCGAGCAGACCGTCACTGAAAAAAGGAGTAAAATATTGATCGTACTCCTGCAGACACCCTGCAATCTGGTGCATCTGGGTTGTCTGGTTCATCGATCCGCAAATAAACAGAACTTTTTTCTTCATCGTCACTCGTTGCTTACCTTCGATGCATCATTAAGGTGCACCCCTGATATGAACATAATCAGATAGCCCAGGCCATACCATACGATTTCCTTGAAACGACGCAGCAGAACAAAGGCGCCTCCGTATGCGGCAAAGTCCGGTATGCCGATCGCCTGAAAAAAAGCAAGATAGCCAAGATCCTGAATACCGATACCTGAGGGAATAAAAAAAAACAGTGAACGAAGCATGGCAAGTGCCGTATCAAAGGCGAGTACCTGCTGAAAAGAGATATCGACGCCAAGAAGACGAAGAATGATATAGCTCTCGACAGCAAGAAGCATCCATGCGGAAACATAGTAAACGAGAGCAAGCAAAAGCCTTGCGGCGGCCGGGCCCCTGTAACTTTTCAGCTCCGTATCGGTTTTGGTAAATCCCGACTCCTTTTCGAGCAGCCACTCCCGGACTTTTCTGAAAGGCACCAGCATCAGCACCCCGTGCAGATGAGCTGCGGCATTGCCGTTGATAAGGAGAACAAGAAAAAAGAGAAATGCAATCGTAACGACCACGCCCGCCGAAAGAACGATGACGCCAAGACCGCTGAAACCAAGTATCGAGCGGGAAATATCCTGCAAAAGCCCGAAACCGGCAACGGCTCCGATAACGGTAAACAATCCCTGCGCTGCTCCGAGCAACAGCTTTCGAACGGCAACGCTTGCCACTGCGGAAGGAACAGCAATACCAAGAAACCGGTTGCAGAGAAACGGACGAAGCGGTTCACCGACGGCAATCCCGGCAGGGAGAGTCATGGAAACGGTTTCGGCAATCACCTGAATTTTAAAAAGCGGGAAAAAAGCCGGGCGTTTGACGCTTGGAGGAAAAACTTTTATCCATGCAGATGTTTCAATGAGATGAAGGCCGAGAAAAGGAAGAAAAACAAGCAGTGAGGATATACCGATCGAAGAAACAAGTTCGAGCGAATGCCTGAAATCAACCCGTCTGAACAAAAAAACAAGCAGGACTACACCAAGAACGATACCGGCATATCCTGCCCATGAGCTCTGTTTTTTTTTCGCATCAACAATCACGCAATAACAACTTAAAAAATCTTAAAGACTGTTTTCAGAAACCCTCAAGCCAGCGCAAGATCGATTCCGAAAAGGTAAAACCTCATCACCATACATTTTACGGCACATGAACAGCGTGCCAGCAAGCCATACAAGGTACAACGCACAAGAAAAACAAACAAAACTTAAAGACCACGACCAACCTTCACCGCATCAGGATGAACAAGGATATCTCTCAACCCCTTAATGAGACGATGTGGATGAATTGAATTGAACCAGTTTTTTCCAGTTGATGGCACCGTTATCATCACAGTATTCCAGACTGAATTGCAACGTGAATTTATTAATCATCTTGGCATAAGATTCCTGGAATTCATCGTTTTTTTCTTTCGCCTTATACCCCAAAGGCTCAATCAGCTCAGTATAGAGATTCGTATCCCCCGAAATAAAATCCCAAAAATCCTGTCCGCAGTACTTGAAATAATCCCCTTGATCAGGACTATTATTTCTCCCGTAACAGCAGCCGTTGACAGCAACAACCTGAAGTCCTGAATTACCGGTTCGGAGAGTTTTTGCCGCAGTTTTGAAATCAGATTTCATTTTAGCGATCTGGCTTGCATTACCCCAATTTGGACCTGACTTGCTATTGACGATGAAGCGCTTGCCCTCTTTATCAAACTCCAGGTCGATACCGTTGATACCGGATTTGCGACCTCCATATACTTTTTCATTGATAAAAATCGCCAATCCTTCAAGCCAATCTCCGAAAACAGTTTCCTCATTTGATGATATGTGCGCATCAACCAGTCCTCTGACAATCTCTTCTGAAGTCAGGAGGTACTTTGCCTTGAAAAGGTAGGGATTTTTTCTTTTCAATACCTTTATAAGGCTTAATCCATCAAGACTTGCTATTCTTTTCTGATGAAAGCCGCCAATATGTGTTTCAACGTATTTCGTTACGTCGGTCAGGTCAATTGGTGTCATATCCTTTTTGTTGTTCAAGGAGATAGAGTTCTGACGGTTTCAGTTCATTTTTAACCATCTCATAATACTCCGTCATAATTTCAATGCCAATGGAGTTTCTTTTCATTCTTTTTGCAACCGCGTTGGTTGTTCCTGAACCCATGAACGGATCGAGAACAGTATCGCCCTCTTTGGTGAACAGTTTGATAAACCATTCAGGGAGCCCTTCAGGAAACGCTGCGCTGTGATTTTTGTTATTGCACTCTGTTGCAAGGTGCAGCACATTGGTCGGATATGCCATATCCCTCTGGAGCCAGTTTGAGATGTTTTTTCCAAACCCGCTGCCGACCTTTGATTCATCACGCATCTTGTCTGTTTCACTCAGATTTTTCAGACGGGTTCTCGACCAATCCCCCATTGGCACCATTACGGCATCCTGATTCATGTAGAACTGTTTGCGCTTATTGAACTGGATGAGACGCTCCCAGGAGTCCCTGAACCTGTTTGGCCATTTTCCCGGATAACAGTTTTTTTTGTGCCAGATGAACTCTTCAGTCCAGAGCCATCCCTGTTGTTTTCTCATTTCAAGAATAAGTTCCATCACATAGGTACTCCGTTCACCGTTAAGCACCTTTTCCTTGATGTTCAAAACAAACGTTCCCGTGGGCTTGAGAACTCTCATGAGCTGAAAGGATATTGGTAAAAACCATGCGACATAGTCGTCCGGATGGAACCCGCCATAGGTTTGTTTCCGTTGATCGGCATATGGTGGAGAGGTAAATATCAGATCCACTGATTCATCCGGCAGGTTTTCAAGAATCTCCCT
This region includes:
- a CDS encoding iron-containing alcohol dehydrogenase; protein product: MNFFLSTDIIIGVNEAMRLIDSIRQLAISRPGIIYDANLAGSFYFQDVLKNITSAFENCVLYCNDFNGEPTYAHLEKTSEFFRQHKPDGLVAIGGGSTLDLGKGVALLMTNPVPALSLKGFPENVNDPVPLITVPSILGSGAEVSYNAVFIDENEGRKLGINSRRNFPKKSVIDPLLSMTAPMESVISTAMDSLVHCIDSFGSIRHSPLSRIFSVEGFQRTFYALQQGQLDRAEARLDLALGSICGTVALMNSGDGPTNGFAYYLGVKQKVPHGLAGAIFLKEVMRYNFDHGYDKYALLNPMRSSPSPKDATQELLEEMDELYRQLDIPNLVPYGYAKGNVAELAKNASEALKGSFAGNPVAFTEESARYIINNLT
- a CDS encoding acylneuraminate cytidylyltransferase family protein; this encodes MHTVVVIPARGGSKGLKDKNIYPVAGKPLLAWSIMQARAAKQVEQVFVSTNDDTIAGVAREYGAEVIIRPEELSGDKATSESALLHALGVIEGDCGIRLRRMVFLQATSPLRKPDDIDLALNQFERDRADSLISVTKADDLTLWECRNKLWKSVNFDYRNRGMRQDRPSQFIENGSIYILNPDLLRTLGNRIGEKLTVYEMDFWQTWEVDTIDEIDLVEFYMFKKNLAKKSAV
- a CDS encoding lysylphosphatidylglycerol synthase transmembrane domain-containing protein — its product is MIVDAKKKQSSWAGYAGIVLGVVLLVFLFRRVDFRHSLELVSSIGISSLLVFLPFLGLHLIETSAWIKVFPPSVKRPAFFPLFKIQVIAETVSMTLPAGIAVGEPLRPFLCNRFLGIAVPSAVASVAVRKLLLGAAQGLFTVIGAVAGFGLLQDISRSILGFSGLGVIVLSAGVVVTIAFLFFLVLLINGNAAAHLHGVLMLVPFRKVREWLLEKESGFTKTDTELKSYRGPAAARLLLALVYYVSAWMLLAVESYIILRLLGVDISFQQVLAFDTALAMLRSLFFFIPSGIGIQDLGYLAFFQAIGIPDFAAYGGAFVLLRRFKEIVWYGLGYLIMFISGVHLNDASKVSNE
- a CDS encoding DegT/DnrJ/EryC1/StrS aminotransferase family protein, translated to MAGAELIGKEELAEILELFSGEKVNLYRYGGGNYKAREFEERFAEYMGVKYAHAVSSGTAAIHCALAGAGIGPGDEVITTAWTFIAPIEAISALGAVPVPVELDETYHLDPAEVEKAITSATKAVVAIPMWASPKMDELAAICQSNNLILIEDAAQALGASYKGRKLGTIGKVGSFSFDAGKTLHTGEGGIIITDDKDIYDRAAEFSDHGHMHLPGLPRGKDPRRAKGLNLRLSELTAAVGLGQLAKIDHILSKTRENKKKIKDAISHLDNIIFRPFADEDGSQGDTLIFRVMDRSRALMFEAHLLERGFGTKILPEALDWHYAGVWGHLLGEYDRYKGVDLETLWPKTGVMLRSSICLNIPVLMDETVINQLIDAIITGSEKIG
- a CDS encoding glycosyltransferase family protein, with the protein product MKKKVLFICGSMNQTTQMHQIAGCLQEYDQYFTPFFSDGLLGKATDLGLLEFTIMGKKRSRKALDYLFANNLKVDIGGGTHHYDLIVTCTDLIVPGHFKARKIVLVQEGMTEPETAFFHLAKQYRWVPRWIAGTAMTGLSDAYEKFCVASEGYRELFMQKGVDPRKIEVTSIPNFDNCEAYLRNDFEHRDYVLVCTSDNRETFVYENRKKNILKYRAMAEGHQLIFKLHPNENTVRAVREINQYAPDSLVYTEGKTEEMIANSRMLIAQFSSTIFVGSALQKPVHCGLEPDLLRALTPLQNRSAAKKIADVCRQVIDG
- a CDS encoding DNA-methyltransferase, with translation MEIRTDLYLGDCREILENLPDESVDLIFTSPPYADQRKQTYGGFHPDDYVAWFLPISFQLMRVLKPTGTFVLNIKEKVLNGERSTYVMELILEMRKQQGWLWTEEFIWHKKNCYPGKWPNRFRDSWERLIQFNKRKQFYMNQDAVMVPMGDWSRTRLKNLSETDKMRDESKVGSGFGKNISNWLQRDMAYPTNVLHLATECNNKNHSAAFPEGLPEWFIKLFTKEGDTVLDPFMGSGTTNAVAKRMKRNSIGIEIMTEYYEMVKNELKPSELYLLEQQKGYDTN
- a CDS encoding PmeII family type II restriction endonuclease; translation: MTPIDLTDVTKYVETHIGGFHQKRIASLDGLSLIKVLKRKNPYLFKAKYLLTSEEIVRGLVDAHISSNEETVFGDWLEGLAIFINEKVYGGRKSGINGIDLEFDKEGKRFIVNSKSGPNWGNASQIAKMKSDFKTAAKTLRTGNSGLQVVAVNGCCYGRNNSPDQGDYFKYCGQDFWDFISGDTNLYTELIEPLGYKAKEKNDEFQESYAKMINKFTLQFSLEYCDDNGAINWKKLVQFNSSTSSH